One genomic region from Arthrobacter sp. YN encodes:
- a CDS encoding alpha/beta hydrolase — MTEAPAFPAPVVLWSHDEAERAGKPLLVLLHGYGSNEDDLFSLAGLLPDGFVVAALRAPMPMGPGFTWFPLTASIDYSLDAVKLAAEYALEWLDTVKANHSSVTLLGFSMGMAMATTMFRYRPADFAAVVGLSGFVIDAGADAAFRDYELDGSVPMFWGRDQQDPVITQDKIDYTMGWVRKHVDLTKVLYTGMWHGINQQEIGHVGEFLTHKVLTD, encoded by the coding sequence ATGACTGAAGCCCCCGCATTCCCCGCGCCTGTTGTCCTGTGGTCCCATGACGAAGCCGAGCGTGCAGGCAAGCCGCTCCTGGTCCTGCTGCACGGTTACGGATCCAATGAGGACGACCTTTTCAGCCTGGCAGGGTTGCTGCCTGACGGATTCGTGGTGGCGGCCCTTCGTGCGCCGATGCCCATGGGACCTGGCTTCACGTGGTTCCCGCTCACGGCATCCATCGACTACTCCCTGGATGCCGTGAAACTCGCGGCCGAGTACGCCCTTGAGTGGCTGGACACGGTCAAGGCCAACCACTCTTCGGTCACCCTGCTTGGCTTCTCCATGGGGATGGCCATGGCGACCACCATGTTCCGCTACCGTCCCGCGGACTTTGCCGCCGTCGTCGGGCTTTCAGGCTTTGTGATCGACGCCGGCGCTGACGCCGCCTTCCGGGACTACGAACTGGACGGATCGGTGCCCATGTTCTGGGGCCGGGACCAGCAGGATCCCGTCATCACCCAGGACAAGATCGACTACACCATGGGGTGGGTGCGCAAGCACGTTGACCTGACCAAGGTGCTCTACACGGGAATGTGGCATGGCATCAACCAGCAGGAGATCGGCCACGTGGGCGAGTTCCTGACCCATAAAGTCCTGACTGACTGA
- a CDS encoding glycine--tRNA ligase, with product MAAKSVLDQVISLSKRRGFVFQAGEIYGGSRSAWDYGPLGAELKENIKRQWWQSMVRGREDVVGLDSSVILPRQVWEASGHVDVFSDPLVECLSCHKRYRADHLEEEYEEKKGRPAENGLKDIACANCGTRGEWTEPQEFSGLLKTFLGPVASDEGMHYLRPETAQGIFVNFNNVLTTSRKKPPFGIGQIGKSFRNEITPGNFIFRTREFEQMEMEFFVEPGTDEEWHQYWMKERMSWYTDLGIREENLRFFEHPLEKLSHYSKGTTDIEYRFGFQGSEWGELEGVANRTDFDLSTHAKASGTDLSYFNQATNERYTPYVIEPAAGLTRSFMAFLIDAYTEDEAPNAKGGVDVRTVLKLDPRLAPVKAAVLPLSRNEDLSPKAKALGAQLRKNWNIDFDDAGAIGRRYRRQDEIGTPFCITVDFDTLEDQAVTIRERDTMSQERVSLDKVEGYLAARLIGA from the coding sequence ATGGCAGCAAAATCCGTCCTTGACCAGGTCATTTCCCTCTCCAAGCGGAGGGGCTTTGTCTTCCAGGCCGGTGAAATCTATGGTGGCTCCCGTTCTGCGTGGGACTACGGTCCCCTCGGTGCTGAACTGAAGGAAAACATCAAGCGCCAGTGGTGGCAGAGCATGGTCCGCGGCCGTGAGGACGTAGTAGGCCTGGACTCCTCCGTGATCCTTCCCCGGCAGGTATGGGAAGCATCCGGCCACGTGGACGTCTTCTCCGACCCCCTGGTTGAATGCCTTTCCTGCCACAAGCGCTACCGTGCCGACCACCTCGAAGAAGAGTATGAGGAAAAGAAGGGCCGCCCGGCAGAAAACGGCCTGAAGGACATCGCCTGCGCCAATTGTGGCACCCGTGGCGAGTGGACCGAGCCGCAGGAATTCTCCGGCCTCCTGAAGACCTTCCTCGGCCCGGTGGCCAGTGACGAAGGCATGCACTACCTGCGTCCGGAAACCGCCCAGGGCATCTTCGTGAACTTCAACAACGTGCTCACCACGTCCCGGAAGAAGCCGCCGTTCGGCATTGGCCAGATCGGCAAGTCCTTCCGCAACGAAATCACGCCGGGCAACTTCATTTTCCGTACCCGCGAGTTCGAGCAGATGGAGATGGAATTCTTCGTCGAGCCCGGTACGGATGAAGAGTGGCACCAGTACTGGATGAAGGAACGCATGTCCTGGTACACGGACCTGGGCATCCGCGAGGAGAACCTCCGTTTCTTCGAACACCCGCTGGAGAAGCTCAGCCACTACTCCAAGGGCACCACGGACATCGAATACCGCTTCGGTTTCCAGGGCTCCGAGTGGGGCGAGCTCGAAGGCGTCGCCAACCGCACCGACTTTGACTTGTCAACGCACGCCAAGGCCTCCGGCACGGACCTGAGCTACTTCAACCAGGCCACCAACGAGCGCTACACCCCGTACGTGATCGAGCCCGCCGCAGGCCTGACCCGCTCGTTCATGGCCTTCCTGATCGACGCCTACACCGAAGATGAGGCACCCAACGCCAAGGGCGGCGTCGACGTCCGTACCGTCCTGAAGCTGGATCCGCGCCTTGCCCCGGTCAAGGCCGCCGTGCTGCCGCTGAGCCGTAACGAGGACCTGTCTCCGAAGGCCAAGGCGCTGGGCGCACAGCTGCGCAAGAACTGGAACATCGACTTCGACGACGCCGGTGCGATCGGCCGCCGCTACCGTCGCCAGGATGAAATCGGTACTCCGTTCTGCATCACCGTGGACTTCGACACCCTGGAAGACCAGGCCGTCACCATCCGTGAACGCGACACCATGAGCCAGGAACGCGTGTCCTTGGACAAGGTTGAGGGCTACCTTGCAGCACGCCTGATCGGCGCCTAG
- the metX gene encoding homoserine O-acetyltransferase MetX: protein MTITAAALPKSGEEDGTVKYAAIGPLDLEAGGFLPDVVLAYETWGQLNADASNAVLIQHALTGSTHVARGATDEEGWWEQLVGPGATIDTNRFFVISINIVGGCYGSTGPSSEAPDGRPWGSRFPLVTLRDSTEAEARLAEALGIEAWHAVLGGSMGGARALEWAATFPERVKRCAVISVGAYSTAEQIAFAQAQTLAIRQDPNFNNGDYYGGAAPEHGLALARRIAHITYRSALELDFRFGREAQHQETPLAAAVLGERGRYQVESYLDHQGTKLVRRFDANSYIAITEALMSHDVARGRGSLEAALSRTTAEFFVAAVDSDRLYFPAQSRELAAALPGDVPVHVIEAPIGHDGFLTEIGQLSAQLRGAFFA, encoded by the coding sequence ATGACCATTACTGCTGCAGCACTTCCAAAATCCGGGGAAGAAGACGGAACCGTCAAGTACGCCGCCATTGGGCCGCTGGACCTTGAAGCGGGCGGATTCCTGCCCGACGTCGTCCTCGCCTATGAGACCTGGGGGCAGCTGAACGCCGATGCCTCCAATGCCGTGCTCATCCAGCATGCCCTCACGGGCAGCACGCACGTTGCCCGGGGAGCTACGGACGAAGAAGGATGGTGGGAGCAGTTGGTAGGCCCCGGTGCCACCATCGACACCAACAGGTTCTTTGTCATCTCCATCAACATCGTGGGTGGCTGCTACGGCAGCACCGGACCGTCCTCGGAGGCGCCGGACGGCCGTCCTTGGGGCTCCCGGTTCCCCCTGGTCACCCTGCGCGACAGCACCGAGGCCGAGGCGCGCCTGGCTGAAGCCCTGGGAATCGAGGCCTGGCACGCCGTGTTGGGCGGTTCGATGGGCGGCGCCCGCGCGTTGGAATGGGCAGCGACCTTCCCGGAGCGGGTGAAGCGCTGCGCCGTGATATCCGTGGGTGCCTACAGTACGGCCGAGCAGATCGCCTTTGCACAGGCCCAAACCCTGGCCATTCGCCAGGACCCGAACTTCAACAACGGCGATTACTACGGTGGCGCGGCCCCTGAGCACGGGCTCGCCTTGGCCCGGCGCATCGCCCACATCACCTACCGCTCGGCGTTGGAGTTGGATTTCCGCTTCGGCCGCGAAGCCCAGCACCAGGAGACACCACTGGCCGCTGCGGTCCTGGGGGAGCGTGGCCGCTATCAGGTGGAGAGCTACCTTGACCACCAGGGAACAAAGCTCGTCCGACGATTTGACGCCAACAGCTACATCGCCATCACCGAAGCCCTGATGTCCCACGACGTCGCACGCGGCCGTGGATCGCTGGAGGCAGCATTGTCGCGCACCACTGCGGAGTTCTTCGTTGCGGCGGTGGACAGCGACAGGTTGTATTTCCCGGCGCAATCCCGGGAATTGGCGGCAGCCCTGCCGGGTGATGTTCCGGTTCACGTCATTGAGGCGCCGATCGGCCACGACGGGTTCCTGACGGAAATCGGCCAGCTCTCAGCACAGCTCCGCGGAGCCTTCTTCGCCTAG
- a CDS encoding GNAT family N-acetyltransferase — translation MALEYREWKEGDDLALLEIWGGPETLPAEQFRAALAPSSNQPWRRCIVAEDVVDGVRIPVAAGVVHEASLHPERLWAYIEVARDHRREGVGATLLTMLRREAGNSPSGVSKLRSKVEPDTAGEAFAAAAGLAPIQRSQLVVVEPEPLSLPRFGDGSEEAASERVEDLATGSVELSDVVGKYYSHVHHWDSPGELSIATVQRLFLHDLTGAHGAIVLRAPKASAFGQGIPATRKGKIQAFAISYAQGNSDEPSDVFLGHDPQLSADDAAAAVRDLLALIAYQHPVLLEVDESMTALRTVLGPLLESGKAHVRGADTLIVSD, via the coding sequence ATGGCTTTGGAGTACCGCGAATGGAAGGAGGGCGACGACCTCGCCCTCCTGGAAATCTGGGGCGGCCCGGAGACCCTTCCCGCTGAGCAGTTCCGTGCGGCCCTGGCGCCGTCCAGCAACCAACCCTGGCGCCGCTGCATCGTGGCCGAAGACGTGGTCGACGGTGTGCGCATCCCCGTAGCCGCCGGCGTGGTCCACGAGGCATCCCTGCACCCCGAGCGACTCTGGGCGTACATCGAGGTTGCCAGGGACCACCGCCGTGAAGGCGTAGGCGCCACTCTGCTGACCATGCTTCGGCGTGAAGCGGGGAACTCGCCGTCGGGCGTTTCCAAGCTGCGCAGCAAGGTGGAGCCGGACACCGCCGGTGAGGCCTTCGCTGCGGCAGCGGGACTTGCGCCCATCCAGCGGTCGCAACTGGTGGTAGTGGAGCCCGAACCACTGTCCTTGCCGCGGTTCGGTGACGGTTCCGAGGAAGCCGCGTCCGAGCGCGTGGAGGACCTGGCTACGGGGTCGGTTGAGTTGAGTGACGTTGTGGGCAAGTACTACTCGCACGTCCACCACTGGGACAGCCCTGGGGAGCTCAGCATCGCCACAGTGCAGCGCTTGTTCCTGCATGACCTGACCGGAGCCCATGGCGCGATCGTGCTGCGCGCGCCCAAAGCCAGTGCTTTTGGCCAAGGCATTCCAGCAACCCGCAAGGGCAAAATCCAGGCCTTCGCCATCAGCTACGCCCAGGGCAACTCGGACGAACCGTCGGATGTTTTCCTGGGGCATGACCCCCAGCTGTCAGCCGACGACGCAGCGGCGGCGGTGCGTGATCTCTTGGCGCTCATCGCTTACCAGCACCCGGTGCTGCTGGAAGTGGACGAATCCATGACGGCCCTCCGGACGGTTCTGGGGCCACTGCTGGAATCGGGCAAGGCCCATGTGCGCGGCGCGGATACGTTGATCGTCAGCGACTGA
- a CDS encoding winged helix DNA-binding domain-containing protein: MSDNASPFAENVRRLRLRRQQLRAPLSGTAGDVVSNLLAVQSQEFPYARWTLAQRTSASTSSDVEQAVADGTILRTHILRPTWHFVHRDDLGWLMGLSADRLHQGNKGMYRQTGVDEETSALSGRILASAVADGAHKTREELAEVLGQAGLPSKGLGFIYHLMHAEVSRILVSGAPIRSAGGALKQTYALFEERVPGFVRTPLAGEDREEALGTLVLRYFGSRGPATIKDCAVWSGLTMKDVKLGLQVAGKLSPGSLASLAMDGVEFYLAPEDVGELTNDGGRSRPHDAGLPRIDLIQCYDEYVMGYSQSRHYLGGTAPYFPEDNGPMHVVLLDGRLAGWWRHGFSGGACQLDVRMNQPASPPEQMALDAEVERYGQFLGMEARLL; encoded by the coding sequence GTGTCGGATAACGCCTCCCCCTTCGCGGAGAACGTCCGGCGCCTGCGCCTGCGACGGCAGCAACTGCGGGCTCCCTTGTCCGGGACCGCCGGAGACGTGGTCAGCAACCTGCTGGCAGTCCAGTCCCAGGAATTTCCGTATGCGCGGTGGACCCTTGCACAAAGGACATCCGCTTCCACTTCCTCCGACGTGGAACAAGCCGTTGCCGATGGAACCATCCTGCGGACGCACATCCTGCGCCCCACGTGGCACTTTGTGCACCGGGACGACCTCGGCTGGCTGATGGGGCTCTCCGCGGACCGGCTGCATCAGGGAAACAAAGGCATGTACCGCCAAACAGGAGTGGACGAAGAAACGTCCGCACTCAGTGGCCGGATCCTGGCCTCAGCCGTAGCCGACGGCGCCCACAAGACACGCGAAGAACTGGCTGAGGTCCTGGGACAGGCCGGCTTACCCAGCAAGGGCCTGGGGTTTATCTACCACCTCATGCACGCCGAGGTCAGTCGCATCCTGGTGAGCGGCGCCCCCATCCGCTCTGCCGGGGGCGCCCTGAAACAGACGTACGCTCTCTTCGAGGAGCGCGTTCCCGGTTTCGTTCGTACGCCGTTGGCCGGGGAGGACCGTGAAGAGGCCTTGGGGACGTTGGTGCTCCGGTACTTCGGCAGCCGCGGACCCGCCACCATCAAGGACTGCGCCGTGTGGTCAGGGCTGACCATGAAGGATGTAAAACTGGGCCTCCAGGTGGCTGGGAAGCTGTCGCCGGGCTCGCTGGCATCGCTCGCCATGGACGGCGTGGAGTTTTACCTGGCCCCGGAAGACGTCGGCGAGCTCACCAACGACGGGGGCCGTTCGCGTCCGCATGACGCAGGACTCCCCCGCATCGACCTCATCCAGTGCTACGACGAATATGTCATGGGCTATTCGCAGTCCCGGCACTACCTCGGCGGGACAGCCCCATATTTCCCCGAGGACAACGGGCCCATGCACGTGGTCCTGCTGGATGGCAGGTTGGCCGGATGGTGGCGCCATGGTTTCTCCGGCGGAGCCTGCCAACTGGATGTCCGCATGAACCAGCCCGCAAGCCCTCCCGAACAGATGGCCCTGGACGCCGAAGTGGAACGCTATGGGCAGTTCCTGGGCATGGAAGCCCGGCTCCTCTGA
- a CDS encoding RNA-binding S4 domain-containing protein, giving the protein MSTPEIEEIPIRDDMIRLGQLLKLANLVEDGVEATELIKSGLVKVNGEIDDRRGRQLHVGDTVTVNGQTVRIAAA; this is encoded by the coding sequence ATGAGCACTCCGGAAATCGAAGAAATCCCCATCCGCGACGACATGATCCGCTTGGGCCAGCTGCTGAAGCTTGCCAACCTCGTCGAGGACGGGGTCGAGGCCACGGAACTCATCAAAAGCGGCTTGGTCAAGGTCAACGGTGAGATCGACGACCGCCGCGGCCGCCAGCTCCACGTTGGCGACACCGTGACGGTCAACGGGCAGACGGTCCGGATCGCCGCCGCCTGA
- a CDS encoding bifunctional o-acetylhomoserine/o-acetylserine sulfhydrylase, producing MSQGWSFETRQIHAGQEPDSATGARALPIYQTTSFVFPSAESAANRFALAELAPIYTRIGNPTQDAVEQRIASLEGGLGALLLSSGQAAETFAILNIAEAGDHIVASPSLYGGTYNLLAHTLKKFGISVTFVEDPDNLDQWRDAVQPNTKLFFGEVVSNPRQDVLDIEGVARTAHEAGVPLIVDNTLSTPYLIRPIEWGADIVVHSATKYLGGHGSAIAGVIVDSGNFDFGKDPERFPGFNTPDPSYNGLVYARDLGKGGALGANLSYVLKARVQLLRDLGSAVSPFNAFLIAQGLETLSLRVERHVANATKVAEWLEAHGDVESVAYAGLPSSPWYDRGRKYGPQGTGAIVAFNIKGGVEAGKRFVDGLELHSHVANIGDVRSLVIHPASTTHSQLTVEQQLVAGVNPGLVRLSVGIEHVDDIIADLEAGFRAAKGA from the coding sequence ATGTCCCAAGGATGGTCTTTCGAAACCCGCCAGATCCACGCCGGTCAGGAGCCTGACTCTGCCACGGGAGCACGGGCATTGCCGATCTACCAGACCACGTCCTTTGTGTTCCCCAGCGCCGAGAGCGCAGCCAACCGGTTTGCCTTGGCCGAGCTCGCACCCATCTACACCCGGATCGGCAACCCGACGCAGGATGCCGTGGAGCAGCGGATCGCGAGCCTCGAAGGCGGCTTGGGAGCGCTCCTGCTGAGCTCCGGCCAGGCCGCGGAGACCTTCGCCATCCTCAACATCGCGGAGGCCGGCGACCACATCGTGGCGAGCCCCAGCCTGTATGGCGGTACTTACAACCTTCTGGCGCACACCCTGAAGAAGTTCGGCATCTCGGTGACCTTCGTAGAGGACCCGGACAACCTGGACCAGTGGCGTGACGCCGTCCAGCCGAATACCAAACTGTTCTTCGGCGAGGTTGTTTCCAACCCGCGCCAGGACGTACTGGACATTGAGGGCGTCGCCCGCACCGCCCACGAGGCCGGCGTGCCACTTATCGTCGACAACACACTGTCCACTCCCTACCTCATCCGTCCCATCGAGTGGGGCGCCGACATCGTGGTCCACTCCGCCACCAAGTATCTTGGCGGTCACGGTTCTGCCATCGCCGGCGTGATTGTGGACTCAGGCAACTTCGACTTCGGCAAGGACCCGGAGCGCTTCCCGGGTTTCAATACTCCGGACCCCAGCTACAACGGACTGGTGTACGCCCGCGATCTTGGCAAGGGCGGTGCGCTCGGCGCAAACCTTTCCTACGTCCTGAAGGCGCGGGTCCAGCTTCTTCGCGACCTCGGTTCCGCTGTGTCCCCGTTCAACGCTTTCCTGATCGCCCAGGGGCTGGAGACGCTGAGCCTGCGCGTCGAACGTCACGTAGCCAACGCCACCAAGGTGGCCGAGTGGCTGGAAGCCCACGGCGACGTCGAATCGGTCGCCTATGCGGGTCTGCCGTCCAGCCCGTGGTATGACCGTGGCCGGAAGTACGGTCCCCAAGGCACCGGCGCCATTGTTGCCTTCAACATCAAGGGCGGCGTTGAGGCGGGCAAGCGCTTCGTGGACGGACTGGAACTGCATTCGCATGTTGCCAACATCGGCGACGTCCGCTCGCTGGTCATCCACCCGGCGTCCACTACGCACAGCCAGCTGACGGTGGAGCAGCAGCTGGTGGCCGGCGTGAACCCCGGCTTGGTCCGCTTGTCCGTAGGGATTGAGCACGTGGATGACATCATCGCCGACCTCGAAGCAGGCTTCCGGGCCGCCAAGGGAGCCTGA
- a CDS encoding VOC family protein — MRMDHVSYACERDGLLATTERISAALGVDAVRGGVHPRFGTRNMIIPLADNKYLEVVEVLDHPASDKAPFGQAVRARSAAGGGWMGWCVAVDDLAPFEDRLGRSAVPGNRKFPDGRELVWQQIGILGLIADPQVPYLLKWEGDPSLHPSRIYESDVKMSSLTIAGSAERVTEWLGEPVEKPLEDVAVQWMAPHGTPGIMSVTFETASGAVTI, encoded by the coding sequence ATGCGCATGGATCACGTCTCTTACGCCTGTGAACGAGATGGCCTTCTGGCCACTACCGAACGAATTTCCGCGGCACTGGGAGTGGACGCTGTCCGGGGCGGAGTGCACCCGCGCTTCGGTACCCGGAACATGATCATTCCCCTTGCGGATAACAAGTACCTGGAAGTGGTGGAGGTCCTGGACCACCCTGCTTCCGACAAAGCGCCTTTTGGCCAGGCAGTTCGTGCCCGCTCGGCCGCCGGTGGTGGCTGGATGGGCTGGTGCGTCGCTGTTGACGACCTGGCACCGTTTGAGGACCGCCTTGGCCGCTCCGCTGTTCCGGGCAACCGCAAGTTCCCTGACGGCCGCGAACTGGTGTGGCAGCAGATCGGCATCCTGGGATTGATCGCAGATCCCCAGGTTCCGTACTTGCTCAAGTGGGAGGGCGACCCCTCGCTGCACCCGTCCAGGATCTACGAAAGCGACGTCAAGATGTCCAGCCTCACCATTGCGGGCTCGGCGGAACGCGTCACCGAATGGCTCGGAGAACCGGTGGAAAAGCCGCTTGAGGACGTCGCTGTCCAGTGGATGGCACCGCACGGCACTCCGGGAATCATGTCAGTAACTTTCGAAACCGCCTCCGGAGCCGTCACCATCTGA
- a CDS encoding DMT family transporter yields the protein MVTVPQPSPRPTLPLAVGLPIAVATGLVIPLQARINGALGAKLDDGIAASVVSFTIGLLLIAAISLATPRGRAGLQRIIPAVRNRSFPRFYVMAGAIGALFVFAQSFTVALLGVALFTVAAVTGQTLSGLLVDRMGIGPGGQRAITGVRVIGSVLTVAAVAWAVSPRFGGDADIASLLLPVLLPLAAGFFMSFQQAMNGTATVHYGTPIAATLVNFIAGSAILWIAWLIKLAVAGPGNPLPGEWWYYLGGPMGCLFIGLAALLVRSLGVLITGLGMIAGQLVGSLVLDVVIPSPGAVVALPTVLGTVLTLAAIIVATLPWPKGAFARRGPAKGR from the coding sequence GTGGTGACAGTGCCGCAGCCTTCTCCCCGTCCCACCCTTCCGCTCGCCGTTGGCCTCCCTATCGCCGTAGCAACAGGCTTGGTTATCCCGCTCCAAGCGAGGATCAACGGGGCCCTCGGCGCGAAACTGGACGACGGGATCGCCGCATCAGTGGTGAGCTTCACCATAGGGCTTCTGCTGATCGCAGCCATTTCACTGGCAACCCCCAGGGGGAGGGCGGGCCTGCAGCGCATCATCCCCGCTGTCCGGAACCGCAGCTTTCCCCGCTTTTACGTTATGGCCGGGGCTATCGGTGCGCTGTTCGTCTTTGCCCAGTCGTTCACGGTCGCCCTGCTCGGTGTCGCCTTGTTCACAGTCGCGGCCGTCACCGGACAAACGCTGAGTGGATTACTTGTGGACCGGATGGGCATCGGTCCCGGCGGTCAACGCGCCATTACGGGAGTGCGCGTGATCGGCAGCGTCCTCACCGTGGCTGCCGTCGCCTGGGCTGTCTCGCCGCGGTTCGGTGGGGATGCGGACATCGCCTCGCTGCTGCTTCCGGTCCTCCTGCCACTCGCGGCAGGTTTCTTCATGAGTTTCCAGCAGGCCATGAACGGAACTGCCACCGTCCACTACGGAACACCCATTGCCGCCACCCTGGTCAATTTCATCGCCGGATCGGCCATTCTGTGGATCGCGTGGCTCATCAAGCTGGCCGTTGCCGGGCCGGGAAATCCGCTGCCCGGTGAGTGGTGGTACTACCTCGGCGGTCCCATGGGCTGCCTCTTCATCGGCCTGGCGGCACTCTTGGTCAGGAGCCTCGGCGTACTGATTACCGGCTTGGGCATGATTGCCGGGCAGCTGGTGGGCTCGTTGGTGCTCGACGTCGTGATCCCCAGTCCCGGCGCGGTGGTCGCCTTGCCCACGGTGCTGGGTACGGTCCTGACGCTGGCCGCGATCATCGTGGCAACCCTGCCGTGGCCCAAAGGCGCCTTTGCACGGAGAGGCCCGGCCAAAGGCCGGTAG
- a CDS encoding SGNH/GDSL hydrolase family protein — MSVSENNQLLKPGDPLQRHPWTRYVALGDSFTEGIGDPESRNPGGHRGWADRVAEELGRGQEDFAYANLAIRGRLLQQIIDEQVGHCLELQPDLVSISAGGNDLIRPGGDPDLLAEKLDTAVGELSSGGATVVLFNGPDTAASVLGRIRGKVAIYNENLRTVAARHDAIIADMWSLRQLADSQMWDADRLHFSPLGHHTIAMMVLEALNVQHTLEPLMPKPLPPRTWREARSSDLVWAREYFVPWVIRRLRHQSSGDGITPKRPTPGPVFGPSGTLLPRR, encoded by the coding sequence ATGAGCGTGAGTGAGAACAATCAGTTGTTGAAACCCGGCGATCCTCTACAGCGACACCCCTGGACCCGTTACGTGGCGCTGGGTGACTCCTTCACGGAGGGCATCGGCGACCCCGAGTCCCGGAACCCCGGCGGTCACCGCGGTTGGGCAGATCGGGTGGCCGAGGAACTGGGCCGCGGGCAGGAAGACTTTGCCTATGCCAACCTTGCCATCCGTGGCAGGTTGCTCCAGCAGATCATCGATGAACAAGTAGGCCACTGCCTGGAACTGCAGCCTGACCTCGTGTCCATCTCAGCCGGCGGCAACGACCTCATCCGACCCGGGGGCGACCCCGACCTGCTGGCCGAAAAGCTCGATACCGCAGTGGGAGAGCTAAGCTCTGGCGGCGCCACCGTGGTGCTCTTCAACGGCCCGGACACCGCAGCCTCCGTACTGGGGCGCATCCGCGGCAAGGTGGCCATCTATAACGAGAACCTCAGGACCGTGGCCGCACGCCACGACGCCATCATTGCAGACATGTGGTCCTTGCGGCAGTTGGCGGATTCCCAGATGTGGGATGCGGACCGCCTGCACTTCTCGCCGCTGGGCCACCACACCATCGCCATGATGGTCCTGGAGGCACTGAACGTCCAACACACCCTTGAGCCCTTGATGCCCAAGCCTCTGCCTCCGCGGACGTGGCGCGAGGCCCGCTCCTCGGACCTTGTCTGGGCGCGCGAGTACTTTGTTCCGTGGGTTATCCGAAGGCTCCGGCACCAGTCCTCCGGTGACGGCATCACGCCAAAGCGTCCGACGCCGGGCCCCGTCTTCGGCCCCAGTGGCACTTTGCTTCCGCGGCGCTAG